The DNA region CCCGGGTTCTCGCTTTAACGTTCCTGTTTATTCTCTTTGTGGTGTGTGTAGGTCCGCGACTTCCAACTCCAAGTCATTCCTCCGTCAACATTCCTACCTTCTTATCGGTCGCTCATCTACTCACCTTTCGGACGAGATCAACAATGATCATCAATtaaatatacttaattttaaaaGGATAACATAGTACATGAAGCTTCCGTCAATGCAAAGGTTTGAAGAAAGATTGGGCCGCATTAGGTCCATTGTATGTCATCTTACTTTACATTATAAGAGATTATTTTCATAGTTTAAATATGTGAATACAAGATCACATGATAACAATTTTACCTATATGTAAAACTCTCCTTCCCCTAGCCTTAAATCAACTAAATCTTCATTATTTGTATTGCTTGTATTTTGACTATCTTCTTAAGAGTGAATTTATTACAAATGTTAAAAGTTAACTCATATTAAAAACATAGGTTTTGATTAAGATTCGACTCAATCTCAAGTGAAAATTTTTATATGAAATTGAATGATCTCGGCAATAATTAGTAAACATGATGATTTAATATGACAACAACAACATTATCTCTATCATTGACCACATCAACTGATCGGGGAGGGGTGAAGTAAAAATATATCTGAAATGTCTGGAGTAAACTATAAGAAAGCAACGTAAAATATTTCCAGggtgaaaatgaaattttaattaattaaggtgGATAGGAGTACAAAATAGAGTCGCCGCCGAGGCGACATTGGCACGGCAATTTCGAAGCCCTCGCCGGCCATCGCCGTTGAAGACTCGTCAGTCCTCCTCAAGCTGCATCACCATGGAAGCCTCCAATTATCCCGATCCCCTCCTCAAGCTGCATCGCCATGGAAGACGGTCACTTCCGCGTCAAGCGACGGGCCCTCGAGGCTGTGCTCGAAAATTGCAGGGTGGCCATCGAATTACTCGACAACCCCGATCGGGACCCCGGCCCCTCCGTCCTGGTGGATCATGGAGAGCGCTCGCCTCGGCAGTCGCAATCTGCCACGGATTCAGGGGCCGATGAGGTATCCGAGAGATCAGTTTGGAAAATTTTAATCCCGAAACTAAGATGATTGAACAATGAACGCTTATGAATGTTTTTCTGGTTTTGTTGGAAGTTTTTCTTTATGGCACACAATTATCTTTATGCTTTTGACTTACTTATTGTCTTCATTTGCTAGTACTACAGTCGAGAACTAGATTGCGTGACCTTTGATGCAATTTGTTCTGATTGAACACCTATCAAGGATAGATTCGTTTGGAAATTCCTGCAATGTTTATAATCATTGTCTTGGAACTTTGTTCAACTCtccaacaaaaaaaatatagtaaTAAAGACCATTCAACTTTCTGTTGAGAGAAGAAATGTATGCTTCAGACTGCTTACCTATTGCTGATTTACTTCTTTATTAGTATTATGCCAAATCAATGCAAATCATTTCTTGATATAGAAGCATCACTTGTTTCTATTATAAATCCTTGACGTTTTGTTTGATGATCAAATTTTAGCACATACAAATGGATAAATGTGTATAGATATTTGCAAGGTGGAGCACTTTTACAAAGTTCATCAaggaatattttttcttttttcttttctctgtTTTTTCTTTTGAGAACAACGGTTTGTTCTGTCTATTTGTTTTATGAAAATGTCATTCTTGCCTGTATGTGTTTATTCCTTAACTAGTACTTTTATTTCTACATCATTAGACTGTTTTTTTTTCGTAGCTTATCTCCATTGTAGTTTATTTTTATAGTCTTTGGTGTCTGTTCTTTGTGCAGCTATGTTCCCTTCTCAAATTGAAGGTAGAATCACCGAACTTCCTAGAAAAGCTTGGAAATATCAGATCTTCAGTTTCTCAAAATATCAAGGTATGCTATGTTGTgctttctcgatccaacatgctAGTTTATATGAATGTTGCATTATGGAGAAGTAACTATTGCAGTAGATAATCTCATGGTTAAAAGATTTTAAGGTTTTGAGTTGTAAACATTTGTTATTAGCCCATTACTATGGTTTTAATAGGCATTATAAACTGGGAAAAGTTAGATCATATTTTAAGAGAACTAtttcttttttttgaaaaaaaagggGGACTCTCAACTCCTCATGTAATTTTTCTCTCCAATTTTAATACAATTTCCTCTTTGTGAGATTCTCATGGGGTAGATTTGTTCCTAGGGTTACATCAAGTGGTATTAGACATTCTCATAGTGTCTCTAGACCATGGTAGTCTGACTTATACAGTCTTGATCTTAGATTGGATTTGAATTATACTACTATTTACAAACTTATAATCCAGTCCTATGTTTATTCACTTGGTTGACATAGCATAACTTGTTGCCACTGTATCTCATTAACACCTATCCTCACCTATTCTCCTCATGCTTTGAAAAGTTTCCCTTGCTCATGAAATGAATAGAATATGTGCTCTCCTTTGTTCCTCATAGAGATATCTCTTTGTTTCCGAGTTTGCACATTCTTCTGTTTGGAGATTTcaaagtagtttagaaaatgaatACTGCTTTACTTTATACCCATGTCCATGAAGGACTCTAACTCATATGTTTTCTTGGAAGCAGATGATAATGCATCTTGGAACATTATTAATGCTACAGACTCATGGGAGGATAAGCTTATTGACGGGGAGAATGGCCCAGATGAAGATTATGCTCTTGTTAACCAAGAGGATTTTGTCGACAGCATAGCAAATTTCATGGCAGCTTACCTATTATCTCTGGAGAAAACTAAAGTATGTCTCATCTCTTACAAAATTAGTGTGAAAACTAAAGTATTGTTAATGTTTGCTTTTTTTACCATCTGCCTATCTGTTTCTCTGATTGTGATTTGGTTCATCAGTTACAGTCATTGCAGTAATAGATTATCGAGAAGCTAGTGCTGTTTATCTTCATTGGGGTTTCCCTTTATTCTTGGCTATTTGTCTATAAATTCAATCTTGTTGCCTTATTCTGCAGGAATTAACTCCTGATCAACTCCAAGAAGGTGAGCTATATTAAAGTTCCCATGGCATCATAAGAACTATTTGAGTGGTAAATTGCTTacgattccttttttttttgttgttgtgcaGTTCTTTGCAAAGCATTTTCCGTAAAGAAAAGGAAGAGCAGACTCTGGAAGGCATGGCAGGGAAGCCAAATTATTTACAATGCTGCCTCTTGGAGTGCCACTGCCATAGGGTAGATATCTCCTAAACTAAACACTAGTTTTTTTCAAGTCAGACGACATTCCTTTTCAACCATAGGAAAATGCACCTGAGTTATATGCTGCCATTTTTTAATCACTTTGTAGAAAATTTTTCCTAAAAGAATAGTCGATTGTTTGGTAACATTTGTTGTATTTGGACATATCATTATCGAACACTTTTTGTTGGGTATTTTCAATTGCTATCTTTCAGTTTCTAGGAACATTTACATAGTTTGATGTCTCCTGAGGCtgaattataccttctctttacgTAAATGAATTTGGAATCCAACTAACATAGGCAGTCTTTTAGATGTTATGGTTGGCAATTATATTGTTTGAACGACCTTTATGAAACTGGGCTGCATCAATTACatgtttctttcccttaatttacAAAGTCAAATATCGATTTGTGTTATGTGATTGCCATTTATCGTTTGGATCTTCAGGATTTACCAGAATCCAGCAATACTCGAGTCAGCCAGTGTTGCCATCTGGTCTTCTTGCAATGCTATATCAAAGTTATTTTGAGGCAAATCTGGAGCATGCATAAGTTGAAATTTGACACGATAACAACACCTATAAACACTCAAAATGCTCCAAAAGAACAACGGGTAATTCTTCTTCCCCCGGTTTGCATCTAAATCCACCGTCTGCTATACGATTATTGTTTGTTGAATGTACAGAATCAGATACTGGTCCTCATTTGCTTTTCTACTTCATAAAATATTTTGTTCCAAACGCAAACACTTGCAGTAAATATGGCTGTAACTTAAATAGCTTCGACATTTCCTGCCCGTCTCTAGATCGTAAGATGCCAAATGGTTAGTCATATTGGTTGCTATTAGAAACTGCCCATTTCCCTTTGTCAATCTCACAATAATAAATCATGAAGAATACTTAAAGAAAAGGTTTAGGGAATCTTACAGAGCACTAACACATTTCACTTTACCACTAAGTACCTAAACATGTAGATATTTAAATCTATCGAGAATCAACCGGACCGCAACACTTTTCTACCTGG from Zingiber officinale cultivar Zhangliang chromosome 4B, Zo_v1.1, whole genome shotgun sequence includes:
- the LOC121977061 gene encoding uncharacterized protein LOC121977061 is translated as MFPSQIEGRITELPRKAWKYQIFSFSKYQDDNASWNIINATDSWEDKLIDGENGPDEDYALVNQEDFVDSIANFMAAYLLSLEKTKELTPDQLQEVLCKAFSVKKRKSRLWKAWQGSQIIYNAASWSATAIGIYQNPAILESASVAIWSSCNAISKLF